The genome window GAGTCTGGTTGCATATAACGAGCGCGCTGAAAAAAGGATTTATCATTGGATTGATTATAAAGACGCAACGTAAACTGATAAATGCTTcgtttgttattgctgctgctgttgctgtcgctcgtttcgtttcgcaaCTGCTTCTGTCAGTCACATTTAGCTAAAATCactgttttatttgtttattatgtaCGTGATATCAGCACCGTTGTTCGCAGgtgttttaaatgtttatattggCGAGACTTTTATCTACATCACGAATCTCTcgttcgctctcgctctctttaaGAAGTGGATGAAACCAGATTTAACTGTTctatatacgaaatataaatttacaaaaattacatttcagatgttttcttttttttaaacaaacaaaagaaatgtattGAAACTATTTACATTCAAATCGAATATAAATTGCGcctttaatttgtatatttgtatttttcttctaAAAATAGGTGTGGTAACATTGGTCGCCATTTGCGTATGCAGCCCTGTTCTCTCGTTCGATCTTTCGCTCtcgtctgtctctctcgctctcagcGTTTGCGCTGTTTGAGCAGCAAGATAGAGCAACCCCCGTTGTCGTATAAAAATTGCTTCAACACAGTCGTTAGCTTCAGTCTGCGGCTCATTCAATGCTTGTCGTCGCGCTCAATCAACATTCTCTGGCTGTTGAAAAAAATCCAATTAAACGAACAGTATTACGCGTTCTGATAGTATATAGTCAATTCATTGAACTATAAACAATTCCATGCATTGGCACGCATCCGCCATACAGCGATAAGCAACAAGTGTGACCCTCTTACGCCCCCTCGCTGCCGGCTAACAACAAATTAAGAGAGccaaaaaatagcaaaaccaaaaaactaaatgtgaaactttgtttgttttgctattattGTCAACAGAAGTACAAAAAACTAAACGAGCAGAATCAGTGCAAAGAACTTAGAACGTGGCACTTTCCATAGAGCAGCGTCGATGAAGTATCGTCTGCTTGAGCAGTCTtggaaaaataattaagaaaactTGTTTTCCCCCCACACAGACTGACATTGTATTGCGATAAGACGTACATAAATTACAAAGACGGTGCAATTATAGAACAATTATAATATCAGCAGAGCCAGAACCAGACTGAGACAGGCAccaaagtaaacaaaacaaagcaaaagcaaagatgATACCTGGTTATGGACCCGTGACACAAGCCCTATTGGGCACGCTTCTCACCTGGGGCCTCACGGCAGCAGGTGCAGCATTGGTCATCTTCGTGCGCGGCAACCAGCGACGCTCATTGGATGCAGCTCTGGGCTTTGCAGCTGGCGTCATGATCGCCGCCTCGTTCTGGTCATTGCTCAGCCCTGCTATTGAAATGGCCGAGACCTCAAATTTGTATGGCATTTACTCGTTTCTACCTGTCGCCGGTGGCTTTCTGCTTGGATCAATCTTTGTGTATGGCTGCGACAAACTGATGTCGTATCTGGGCCTCAACAGCACCAATATGATGATACAAATGACCCAAAGCAAGGATAAGGCCGATATAGCCATTGATGAACTCAAGCAGAACGGCGGCGCGAAGGCACGTCAGACATCCAAGAGCTTGGACAGCTTCTCCGATTGCCTGAGTGTCCAGCATAGCGGTGGTGAGTCAAGACGCCGCAAGAAGGGCAGCATTAGCGAGGTCGAGCAATGCACGTACACCGCTGAGGCTGCATTGGAGCAGCAGCGGGCACAGGAAGCGCTGTCACAATGGAAGCGCATCATGTTGCTGGTGGTGGCCATAACGGTGCACAATATACCCGAGGGTCTGGCAGTGGGTGTCAGTTTTGGTGCCGTGGGCACCACAAACTCATCGACATTCGAGAGTGCCAGAAACCTGGCCATTGGCATCGGCATTCAAAACTTTCCCGAGGGATTAGCGGTCAGTTTGCCGTTACATGCCGCCGGTTTCAGTGTGTTGCGTGCGTTCTGGTATGGACAATTGTCGGGCATGGTGGAGCCCATCTTTGGCGTTCTAGGAGCTGTGGCGGTCACCTTCGCTAATCTCATACTTCCCTATGCACTGTCGTTTGCGGCTGGCGCCATGATTTACATTGTTGCCGATGATATATTGCCCGAGGCACATGCTAGCGGCAATGGCACGATTGCGACATGGGGAACTGTCTCTGGATTCTTGATAATGATGTGCCTGGAGGTTGCACTATCCTGATGTGGCCTCCTtcacctccacctccacctgCATTTCCTACACTCCCAGAAAATCCTCAACAATGTTCCTACGTGTGATAGTTATTGCAAACAGCGAGGACTCATAAATCATCAGTgtgtaaatttgaaaattcgaACGTACTTAATGCGCATTTCTTGTATGTAAATAGCAGAAGCAGCCGCAGAACAGGCTTTATAtgatattttgtatgtttaaaTTGTCTAgtacttttattatatatagctatttatatatatacttcactgtttgtacatatgtacatatatgtgtatgtatttgttaaaatctcagaaaaacacaaaacgttGCCTGTAGCGCGTTTAACGCCAGCCccaaaacgaaatgcaaaacCCTAcacaagtattttttataagtAACTTGAACATTTTATGTACTGACGACGACGCAGCCGCCGCCTCGCAACGTCTTGCCTTGCCCCTAAAGTCGACGTACATCCATCTATCGAGTTATGTAAATGAATgcgaataataataatagcgtATAAATTGTATTCTTGTGAAGCGGCGGTAAACAGACGTGTGCATGTGAAATAGGTTTTAAGTTGTCATCGTTGATCAGCTTTGTCTTTTAAACTGTCGtaatatttaagtaataaaacataatgtatgcatatactgttgtatatataataagaaactgcactttttttttactctcgACTCTTAGCTATGCCTGTTGCCAAATTCCTGCTAGTTTGTGTTGATAAACAGGCAAAAGACACAACAACTCGACAACGTTACACGCAAATTGAATTAGATAACACAAGTtggccaaacaaaaacaataataacatttGTCGTCCCTTGATAAGAATCTGTCAGGCTGAAAGCCCAAATGATGTGAAATGAAATACGTGAACTTGCAGACGGCACTCAGAACTGCGCTACGAAGAACAGAATGTATTCATGCGACTTTTTGTTGCCATACCCTGTACTTCAAAGATATCAAGAGTCGTAGAACGTGCATGGCTAGCAAATTTCGTATACAAACTAATGCAGGTAATCTTATGAACTATGCTCGAGTAAACGTAATTGAAAAGAGCCCGTAAGCTTATCTGAGTCATTGCCtaggttttttttgttcttcatTTTTGATAATGCAGTGCTTCTTATCAAAGCCATGTTGTCAACTAAACAATTAATCAATTTGCAAGTACTCTAGTACTTCTATGTACTATGTTATATGGGTTCTTTTATGGCGCTCATAAACCAATTAAATTGCTACTAGCAGTGAGTGGAATGGATCAATTAAAACGTAAAATTGTACTATGTAAATATCGAAAAATGAATGAACGTACACTACGCAACCAAGTGGCGAGAATTCAAAGTTTAGATATTTGATATTAGGTGACCCATTTAATTGGTGATCACTTACCGTCAATTTACCGTAGAGCTCCGGATATTCATACATATGGATATTACTAATGGGAAACTGTTTTGGCTCACAGAGGCGACGCTGCACTTTGCATGCCTCAATCCACAATATGGACACAATGGGTATATTCCAGCTCTGAGCACGTTTATATGTTGACAACAAGCCGTCCTTGAAGACCACGTGTGTGGTAGTGCTGTCAGACCGTACATAGATTGCATATAATTAAGTAATATAACCGCTTATAAAATGTGCAACATACCGCAATAGGCGATCATTCACTTGGGCGCCCAGTTTGGAAATGATGGATTTGACGCCCTCAGAGCGATTGTCGTTGCCAGTGCGTACTTCAACGTAGACAATTACATCCTTTAAGATATCGGATAGACTTGTCTCTGGAACCGGATTACGTTCGTCTGCTGTAATAATGCTTTGTTCGGCAAGTGGTACATCAAAATTGGTATATGCTTTATTTGGACTCCTGTTAAGATAATCTTATTATACCTTTTGCCTGTAACGTGAAATTGTTGGCTTACCTTAAGGCACGTAGGGCACGCATGCGCAAAGAGGCGCTGGGACTATTGAGATCTCTTTGCATGCGTAAAACATTGGCATCCTGGTGGGGCATCATTCTTCGTAAATGCTCTGAAGGGCTGACTGGTTTGCTTGCATCCCTGGATTTGGGCGTCATTAGCATATGTGCAATCGCTGGTGCAGTTCCGATTTGCGCCGTCGACATTATATCAGGGACAGAAGACTGCGAGGTGCACAAGTCCACAAAGTTTTCCTTTATCTCtgaatgcattaaaaatataaattgaattgtaatctaaaataatattacgCACGTTCagacattgttttttttttgttatgctgTGTGCAGTTTGCGAACACAATGGTAATTTTTAACAATCACTTTAAATTTTGAGctttctaaataaaaataaaatatctgggtaataattaataaaataacaaagcTAACCTGATGCAGCAACGAGCGTTGCCTTTGAATGCCAACGGAACTCGTTTGTTTTCCTATGTATCGCCTCTGCTTATTATTGTATGATAAAGTAAGTTTACTAactgtttatgttttatttaataatattgctttaattttattgatatattttgagatttataaatacaatttataaaatcacTTGGCGGCTACCTAGCGTTAGCATCAGTGTGACCACAAAACTAATTTTGAAATACTATTTCccttaaaagtaaaaaaatatactgctTTTAGCTGTTTGGTTAcactatattttataatttccattaaaagtagctatattttaattgcttttaatttcattaatattaaaaagcgTTGCGATGATGTTCTACGACTTTTGCCACGTTCTGATCAGATTGATATgaaaaagcaacaatttttcttatgaaaaaataaaattaaccgATATGGAATGAAAGTTAgaattcgaaatataccagatggcAATTATTGGGCTTTTTgtactatggtatatttccaTCGGTAATGAacggtatttttttaaatttataaaataactttttaatatTAGTTTTACAGCAGGAAAatgtttcatttaatttaagatcattaaaaaataaaaaaaattataaaactacGTGACTGCAAATAAATGCTGACGTTATAATAAAtcgattttataaaatgtcCCAAAGCATCGATAGCACCATCGATGATTCTCCACacccaaaataataaacacgTTTGCTTGggaaattttcttttaatatttaaatgtttacagAGTGTTCACATGTGTGTAATATTCGAACTTATTTACATATGAAATGTATTTACAggaaataaaacaataaatgttactTGCCTAAAGTAGCAAACAATTGCTTATGACAATTCTCACACTTTTATTTTGCTAACAAAATGTGCTTATTATCGCTTATTATTGTGCACAACTCAACTCTAGGACGTTCTCAGTCTTAAACGATTTAAAAACTatggcaaaattttaattaattattacaaattgcaTAATCATTAAATCTCTTCTCATGTCTAATCATTAATTGCTGTAAATTATGGTTAATATTATGGTTAATGCGTATTTTTAGTGACgcgcccaaaagtatgctcATAATAATGGCTGCATTCCGCATATTCAATCATCACAAAAGAGCGAGCGAAATGCACTCCACCGACGAAAAATGTAATACGTTGACTTTTGACTAAATACTTGTAAGATGTAATGCTAGGCGATGAATAAATTAGGGCCTGCTCGTATTACTCATTCtgcaagaaaataaaaaaatagttgattAGTAAAAGTTATTGTATGATGGGTTAATATCTTCTTACCATGTGCGCTGATTAGACTACGCGCATCCCAGAGTgacaactgcgactgcgagagTCGGTGCTGTGGCTGATAGAGCTTATAGGGGAAGTATGAGTGATGGAAAGTGGCTATTGGAATAGGCGCCTGcggttgcagttgctgctgctgttgttgttgctgggcgGCCAAAAGGAATTGATGATGCTGCGCCGAAATCTTACGCGAGATTTTCGGCTCCTTTTTGGGCTTACTGGCGCATGGCTGTTTAGATGACTTGATAAAGTTGGGAATGCGTGCCAAGAGGCCACAGTAGTAGGGATCGTCCTGCTTCTTGCGCTGTTGCGTGTTTTTCGGGCGTTTCTTTTCTGCATAAATTGGAGCCAAAGAAGCGCCTGCTTCGTAGTCCGgctacaaataataaaaaacaaaatgttaaccAGCTACCTAGAGGATTTATCTTAGAACTAACCTTGGGAACATATGGACTCTCGTTGAGGAAAGCTGCACTAAAGACACTGCGTCGACCCTTGCTGGAGTTACTCGAGTTTTGCGAATCATCCGATGCAGCCGGAGTGGGATAAATGAGACCCACTTGGCTCTCAATGGTGGAGTATGGATCCTCGCTGGAATGTGTGAGTGGCACTCGCATGCCAAGTGAATCCACCGACTTGGGCAGCGCTTGCAAGCGATTCTTCAGCATATCCATGGCAACCACATTGATAACCATTATCCACAATGGTGTATTGATTAGATTATTATTTGACTTGACCAGCGACACGGCTGACAAACACTGACGCTCCAAGCGGCTGCGTTCCGGATAGTTGCGTGCGAATTCACGATTGATATTCGTCTGAAACTTCTTCATGTCAAATAGTTTGGACGAGGTGCCGGCTGTGAGTGACATCTGTGGCATTTGAATAATGTCTCCACCAATCACAGTCTCTTCGTTGGCGAACGAAGTGTTGTTCACGTAAATGCTGCTCTTCCCGTAACGCTTGATGAAAATGTTTCCAGTGTCGTCCATTTTGATCTTGAAGCCATCTCCGATAGCCTTCTTGATGACCTTTGTTTCTGCATCACGCATGGGATTCTCGAAACCGTTAAGACCAATACTAGATGGAGagaaagataaataaattgattcaAAATGAAGTATTCTTATGCACTCACCGTACGCCATCAAAGCCATGCTTGGAACCATTGATAGTTATCACAGAGGAGCGGGCATAGGCCTTGGCTACTCGTCGGTTCTTCTCGAAGACAATAATTTTGGCCCAAATCTCATCATCGATTTGCTCCCACTTGGTCAGCACTTCATTGATATGATCCTGATGTTAAAAGATAGTTAATGCTTTAGAATTAGAAACGCATTAAAAATGAAGTCATACTTACGCGGAATAACTTTTCGCGATCGTGCCAAACATCTTCCTCCTGCTCGTCTTGCCCAATGGCGTCCAAATTGTCCAGGGAACGCGATATAATCTTGCGGCGCGAAATCATTTTTGTGTGGGTGTTCGTTGTATTCTATTCTGAAAAGAGCGTTTTTCCAAATTATTATTGacagcacaaacacacacatggatataattacaacaattaatttgtcgttgttgctagCGGTGCGAATGGCTCTTTGAGCGCCATTTGAAATGATTAGATCTGGACTGGGGGCATGTGGACTATTGACTGTTGACTGTGGCTGACGACTAAATTGTTTGGCGTGTAAGGAatcaaattatgttttataGAGAAAATCTTAATCCGGTATAAGATTATTAAGCAATCAGCCAATCAATCTGCAAGCCAATGAACTTcatcaacttttttttatatatatttctttttttttgcttgtgctGAGTTTGTCGCTCAAGTcatttgattttgaaattgaatttgttttgtatttagtgTTTATAGAAATGTTTGTATAGctgaaataatgaaatgatCAATGTCACTGCCTCTAATTGCGTGTGCCTTGGCGAcaatttgttcaactttttattttgcatttttcgtCAGCAAGACTTgcaatgcatttcaattgcctGCTTGGTTTTTCTCGACTTCTTTTtgggtttttattttgttgaaaacGGTTTCAAAGTCAAGTAGCCTGATTTTTTTATGCGCATTGTCAACGTTTTGTGACAAAATTCCAGCTACCAACCAGCAAACCAACTTGGCATATCAGGTGTAGTGGCGGTCATGCACGTGATTGGCATTCAATTGGCTCAGCCAAATGCGATTTATCAATAAATGCGTCAACGTATGTATGTCACACGACTTGAGTGGGCATTGAAAGTGAGTCTGAGAACCAAATCATGCAGACCATACTTTAATACTTCCTAGCCAACGTTAATTGCCCACCCAAGACCCAAAAGGCATTGCTATGCGTTTAGCATCATTTCGGGTACTTATCGGTCGTCTAATGACACACATCAAGGGAGCCAGCCAGTGATACATTAAGGGCACAACACGCACTGCAAGCCAAATGAGCTGCACTCGTGATCTAATTGAAGTGAAGTGCGTTTCCTAATAGCTTAGAATCGTTTAATGGCTTTGGGGTCGCTGAGCATGCTAAGTGCTAAGCGGTCAAATCGGTCAGCTCGATTGAAGTCATCAGTCTTTGCTGGCTGTTGGCTTTCTATTTGCGTTGGCGTTGCTCTTAATTAGCAGGCAGATTGGCCATAAAACTGATATATGTCACGCACCAAAAGTCCGTTACCTGCCTGATAAATTTCTAATTCCAACTGGTTTTtatgtttctgtttctgtacATTTGAGAACGCAGAACTTGTTGCTAATTTGCTGTTAATGTTGTCGCACCCACAATCTGATGGAAGTCTAGCCTTGTACCACATATGAGTAGATACACATGTTCACTTACAACTTTTGGTATTATATGCTTCGATTAGTCAGATACTATGTTTCAATCTTCTGCACAATTCCCCCAGTTAATATAGTTCATGTTCATTCATGAGTCAACTCCGCTTAATGGCCACAAATTTGACCTCCTCTGCGGAGTTAAAAAATACCCAAATACCCATAGGGAATCTTTGAGTGTTTCATATTCTATTTTAGAGTATTGTGATTAAGTTCGCCAGAATGCTGAAGTTTCTGTTGCTCAGCTGATGTAtcgctattgttgttgtctctttattattatcttgTATAATATATACGCGTAACATTTCGTTCTTTTCTCCATTTGCTGTTTTCGCTCCCTGACAGTTCTTTaccttgttgttgctgttgttgctggcattttggcttttaactaatatataaaatttttttgtatgccGAACGTGCTGTTGATTTTTTAGCGATGATCACATGGCACACCAataccaacaccaacacacgcacacacatgcaaataaattcatgaaatttaattagctaGCTGGCCTTTTGGTTGTCTTGCTGTTGTTACCAACATGTGGAAGTGCATTAAAATTAACCAATTATTACACAGACAAAAAACCTTATTTATCTTAACGCCGATTTATTTGTACTTCGTATTATGATACTTCGCTATAATCTGACAGTTAAAAACTATATGTAAAAAGATAATAAACTATGTGCGTACCTATAAATctagtaaatatttaaacgtcggtgtttatattttgtttttttttgtgggttttaTTAATCAGCGGGCAGTTAAAAAAAGGTTGCTTGAACTACGCACTGAGAGAGCTGTTAAAACTgcattaaatgttaattaagaAGCTGTCGTGTCGCTTTGCGATTGATGTGCGTCACAATGCGTTGCAATTCGCACTCAGAGTCAAGTTCGTGTCTTAAGTCTTTCGTTTGCACGCGCACATTTTCCGCATGCCAGTCCAGCAATCAAgcttaaatacatttctatAGTCTATATagcgtatgtatgtgtgtatatgtgacCGCCTAGCCTCAATTTCAGCTGCAATTAATTATGTAAGCTGCTGGTCCGTTTTCAAGGCCGCAACGGGCTAGTTTTAACTcgatgtttatttttagccaCAACGCATTCTGAAACTGTTCTCTGCGTGCGTAAAACTCTTCTGGCTCTCGACTTCGCTCGTTCTCTATAGCGTACGTCTGCCAAGGTCGTTCGGTTCCTGCGCAGAAGGAAGTCTTTTAGTTATCGCTAGTCGCCTTTGTCTGCTGCTACTAAGCGGCTTAAGTGAAAAACTTGCTGAGTGGCCACGGAATGGCACAAAACAGTggcattgttttatttgtttaattggtTTTTATGAATCATGCCACAAATTGCGCAACTGCTGGCCACTTGGCATGtgccacactcacacacacacacacacaaacaaagaCACAAACTCTTAACTCAAACTAGTtgcaatttggtttttttttgtgcgccTTTCAAAATGTTGGCGCTGCCatgctgcgtgtgtgtgtctgtgtgtgtgtgtgtgagctgaCTTGTCAACCTCAAGTGGACAAAGTGGGGCGTACGACAGACCCACACCCAAATGCACTGCATAATGTATTGTACAAGCTGCTGCCTTTCTGTTTGTTctgtttcattatttttgcGCAAGTTCTTGGCGTGTGCTGCAACCTTGAAAGTGGAAACCTAAACGACTTGAACTGTGAGCGCATTTATGCCTCATGCGTTATGTGTTGTAGGCGAGAAGGGGTAGCAGGGGGGGGAGGGGGAAGGCCTTACATGTCCGGCTGTGATTCCGGCTTGTCTCTTGACTAAAACGAGTTTGCCTTTGTTCGcgaaatataacaaaaattctATGCAATGCgctcacttttatttttcgtcttattttttaggttttttttgtgtttttatggGTGCCATCAATTTTAGGaacaatatgcaaaaatattgcaaaaaacgCCGCTGTTAACAAGTGTGTTTATGTGATGcattctaattaaaaaaagtaacgCGTCAAACAATTgacttaattaattataagACTTACTTTTAAAGATTTATAACATGAATTCTGTTTCTTTTAATGCTGCAAATGAAAACAGCAAATATATATGGATTGTGTATTGTTTTGCACAATCATAAGAGGTGGTACAAGGGGTGACAGTGTGACTTGTGATTGCTgctcccgctgctgctgttgctgctgctgttgtttccAACGCAACTgtaacaaacaacaatgacaacgacaacttacagcaacaataactgtggttaacattatttttatgagttggcattttattttctagtctttttttatttttgtcttttgttattcactttttgtttcATGTGAGCTGAgcacataaattgaaataacatACAGTACGACTTGAAGTACGAGTACCTGCTGACAAAAAAAGGGGCACGCAATATCATGAAAAGCCAAGTACTATGCCATATACTTAGCCATAGGTGTTGTACGTTTATGGCCAAGTTAcagttttggttttatttttaggtCGCTCAGCACGTGCATATGTCAAAATAATGTGGCAGAAGTAACAGATTGTTGCATGCTTATAACGTAGTTGGTAGTGTAGAGATTGCTGCAGAAATATTTGGGGTATTATGGGCTAAAAGTAAGCAAATTAGGGTTGTACAGTTGGCTCTTAGCAGCttagcaattaattttgttatataaaaTTCGTTTTAGTTTTCTTCTTATAAGAGTCTTTGCACTTCGTTGTGCATTCTGTTTTAGTTTTAAAGGTTTTTAGGTCAATTCTTTGTGATGTGATCAAGCAAAAGCTGCAACAATCCATCTGCTCTGCATTGCTTGGCTTTCGACCTGTTCGACTGTTGTGAGTTTTGCACTCGGCGCAAGTacaatgcggcgtatgcgcaacttTTGCTCTGTCACTTGATGTGCATGTCGCTCAttacatcatcatcagctaacatcatcatcagtagcgactgcagcagcagcagaagcaatagaaatagcaatagcaactTCAGTGACAAGTGCCAGGTCTGTCgacaaaaatgcatccatGGATCACATGGCGGGGGTCGGCGGGtgctttttttcatttgcggTTGAAAATCGGCCGCGCTGCATGGCACGAAATTATAAATTCCAATTTTcacttgcatttttttttgtttttatagcgCAGCGCGCGACGCGCGGCTTTCATAATATTTTCGCTTAGTTATTTCTCTATCGGCTGTCTGGCcgtctgcctgcctgcctaCCTTTTGCAACTGTTGAGAATTCtcacaaaaatattcatattcgcattcgtattcgcattcgtgCCAGGAAGGCGCGAAAGAGAAAAGACAAAAATTACACAGCGCTTTCGTGTGGCTTCGAAGGCGACTTTAACTTCCgcttttgttatatattttgttgttgctgttgttgttgctattatttgttgatgttattgttattgttattgctattgagtgattatttttttatacagCCGCCAAGGCATTGTTTCAATGTGTGTGCACAACAAAATTACTTGCAAAATTTTTGTGAACGTGCGCGCTTTGGGCCTTGgttgttatgtttttatttttggctattCTTAGGCTTTGACAAGTGccgcaaaataataataataataaaaagccaCAAAAAGTGAGAATGAAGAATCTATGATCAACAGGCAGAACAATGCAAATGCGAACATTTCGATTATGTTTGCTTTATGAATTTCATGTTTAACGTGGCTGCTAATTAAATGTGTCTCGTTATGCTCAAACTTTGACAGCATCTCAATTCAATTAGTCATTCATCATCGTTCATTTATTCAACCGTGCAGTCTccgtctcagtctcagtctcagtcagCTAGTCAATTGCCAATTTGACTATGTTAATTTTTCTCCATTAACCCGTACCATTTTTATACAGTTTTATGATTCAT of Drosophila nasuta strain 15112-1781.00 chromosome 3, ASM2355853v1, whole genome shotgun sequence contains these proteins:
- the LOC132792344 gene encoding zinc transporter ZIP11 encodes the protein MIPGYGPVTQALLGTLLTWGLTAAGAALVIFVRGNQRRSLDAALGFAAGVMIAASFWSLLSPAIEMAETSNLYGIYSFLPVAGGFLLGSIFVYGCDKLMSYLGLNSTNMMIQMTQSKDKADIAIDELKQNGGAKARQTSKSLDSFSDCLSVQHSGGESRRRKKGSISEVEQCTYTAEAALEQQRAQEALSQWKRIMLLVVAITVHNIPEGLAVGVSFGAVGTTNSSTFESARNLAIGIGIQNFPEGLAVSLPLHAAGFSVLRAFWYGQLSGMVEPIFGVLGAVAVTFANLILPYALSFAAGAMIYIVADDILPEAHASGNGTIATWGTVSGFLIMMCLEVALS
- the LOC132792221 gene encoding uncharacterized protein LOC132792221, yielding MISRRKIISRSLDNLDAIGQDEQEEDVWHDREKLFRDHINEVLTKWEQIDDEIWAKIIVFEKNRRVAKAYARSSVITINGSKHGFDGVRIGLNGFENPMRDAETKVIKKAIGDGFKIKMDDTGNIFIKRYGKSSIYVNNTSFANEETVIGGDIIQMPQMSLTAGTSSKLFDMKKFQTNINREFARNYPERSRLERQCLSAVSLVKSNNNLINTPLWIMVINVVAMDMLKNRLQALPKSVDSLGMRVPLTHSSEDPYSTIESQVGLIYPTPAASDDSQNSSNSSKGRRSVFSAAFLNESPYVPKPDYEAGASLAPIYAEKKRPKNTQQRKKQDDPYYCGLLARIPNFIKSSKQPCASKPKKEPKISRKISAQHHQFLLAAQQQQQQQQLQPQAPIPIATFHHSYFPYKLYQPQHRLSQSQLSLWDARSLISAHE